From a single Vibrio tubiashii genomic region:
- the rfbB gene encoding dTDP-glucose 4,6-dehydratase, whose product MKILVTGGAGFIGSAVVRHIIENTNDSVVNVDCLTYAGNLESLASVENNERYVFERVNICDRAELDRVFSEHNPDAVMHLAAESHVDRSITGPAAFIETNVVGTYTLLEATRAYWNVLSSDAKQSFRFHHISTDEVYGDLMHPDEVDSGTELPMFLEATPYAPSSPYSASKASSDHLVRAWLRTYGLPTIVTNCSNNYGPYHFPEKLIPLVILNALEGKELPIYGKGDQIRDWLFVEDHARALYKVVTEGCIGETYNIGGHNEKRNLEVVETICSILDVLVPKDSPYAEQITYVQDRPGHDRRYAIDSSKMQQELGWTPVETFETGLNKTVQWYLENQKWCQNVQDGSYQRERLGVE is encoded by the coding sequence GTGAAGATTTTAGTAACAGGTGGCGCTGGTTTTATTGGTTCAGCAGTTGTGCGTCACATAATTGAAAACACTAACGATAGCGTTGTGAACGTTGACTGCTTAACCTACGCTGGTAACTTAGAGTCTTTAGCTAGCGTAGAAAACAATGAGCGATATGTTTTTGAGCGAGTGAATATTTGCGATAGAGCAGAGCTTGATCGAGTTTTCTCTGAACATAACCCAGATGCAGTAATGCATTTAGCGGCAGAGTCCCATGTTGACCGATCTATTACCGGACCAGCCGCTTTTATTGAAACTAATGTAGTCGGTACTTATACATTACTTGAAGCTACTCGTGCTTATTGGAACGTTTTAAGCTCAGATGCAAAGCAATCTTTTCGTTTTCACCACATTTCTACCGATGAAGTGTATGGTGATCTTATGCACCCCGATGAGGTTGACTCTGGAACAGAGTTACCTATGTTCTTAGAGGCAACACCATATGCTCCATCAAGCCCGTATTCAGCTTCGAAAGCATCGAGCGATCACCTTGTTCGAGCATGGTTACGTACATATGGTCTTCCTACAATTGTTACAAATTGCTCAAATAATTATGGACCATATCATTTTCCTGAAAAGCTAATCCCACTTGTTATCTTAAATGCTTTAGAAGGCAAAGAGTTACCGATTTATGGTAAAGGTGATCAGATTAGAGATTGGCTATTTGTTGAAGATCACGCACGGGCTCTTTATAAAGTAGTGACTGAAGGGTGTATTGGTGAAACTTACAACATCGGGGGGCATAACGAAAAACGAAACCTCGAAGTTGTTGAAACTATTTGCTCTATCTTGGATGTTTTAGTGCCGAAAGATTCGCCTTATGCTGAACAAATAACCTATGTACAAGATCGCCCAGGGCATGATCGTCGCTATGCGATTGATTCTTCAAAGATGCAACAAGAGTTGGGTTGGACTCCAGTAGAAACATTTGAAACGGGCCTTAACAAAACTGTTCAGTGGTATTTGGAAAATCAAAAGTGGTGTCAGAATGTTCAGGATGGCAGCTATCAACGTGAACGCTTAGGAGTGGAGTAA
- the rfbA gene encoding glucose-1-phosphate thymidylyltransferase RfbA codes for MKGIVLAGGSGTRLYPLTRGVSKQLLPIYDKPMVFYPISTLMLAGIKDILVITTPEDNEGFKRLLGDGSDFGINLEYAIQPSPDGLAQAFIIGEKFIGDDSVCLVLGDNIFYGQHFSESLQSASQNDFGSTVFGYQVKDPERFGVVEFDNNMKAVSIEEKPTEPKSNYAVTGLYFYDNRVVNFAKQVEPSERGELEITSINEMYLKDGSLNVELLGRGFAWLDTGTHESLHEASSFVQTIEHVQGLKVACLEEIAWRQGWLSDSQIEKLAKPMLKNDYGQYLMSLLEGK; via the coding sequence ATGAAAGGTATTGTATTAGCTGGTGGTTCAGGCACGCGTTTGTATCCTTTAACTCGAGGTGTTTCTAAGCAACTTTTACCGATTTATGATAAGCCAATGGTGTTTTATCCGATATCTACGTTAATGTTAGCGGGTATTAAAGATATTCTAGTCATTACCACGCCGGAAGATAACGAAGGTTTTAAACGATTATTGGGTGACGGTTCTGATTTTGGTATCAATCTAGAGTATGCCATTCAGCCAAGTCCAGATGGTCTTGCTCAAGCTTTTATTATCGGTGAGAAGTTTATTGGTGATGACTCAGTCTGTTTGGTTCTTGGAGATAATATTTTTTACGGACAGCACTTCTCAGAATCCTTGCAATCAGCCTCTCAAAACGATTTTGGTTCAACGGTGTTTGGGTATCAAGTCAAAGATCCTGAGCGTTTTGGCGTTGTTGAATTTGACAACAATATGAAAGCTGTGTCTATTGAAGAAAAGCCAACAGAACCAAAATCAAACTATGCAGTTACTGGACTTTATTTTTACGATAATCGTGTAGTGAACTTTGCGAAACAGGTTGAGCCCTCAGAACGTGGGGAGTTGGAAATTACGTCAATTAATGAGATGTACCTAAAAGATGGATCATTGAATGTTGAATTACTTGGGCGAGGCTTCGCGTGGCTTGATACCGGTACACATGAAAGCTTGCATGAAGCGTCTTCTTTCGTGCAAACCATCGAGCATGTTCAGGGGTTAAAAGTAGCCTGTTTAGAAGAAATTGCGTGGCGCCAAGGTTGGTTGAGTGACTCGCAGATAGAAAAATTAGCTAAGCCGATGTTAAAGAATGATTATGGCCAGTATCTCATGTCATTACTAGAAGGAAAGTAA
- the rfbD gene encoding dTDP-4-dehydrorhamnose reductase — protein sequence MKIMITGCNGQVGTCLVEQLKGKAELLAVDYKDLDITQQEAVMESVTQFNPDFIINAAAHTAVDKAEEEIESSYAINRDGPKYLAEAAQQCGAVMLHISTDYVFDGQGEKAYRESDMTGPQGIYGESKLAGEKAVAEVCEKYLILRTAWVFGESGNNFVKTMLRLAESRSELSVVGDQFGGPTYAGDIASALIKMAEVVDSGSKVDWGIYHFSGMPYASWFEFAKEIFTIAQTQGVIEKQPSLLSIPTSAYPTPAKRPANSRMDCGKIAQQFDIKPSDWQQALQSISDYK from the coding sequence ATGAAAATAATGATCACTGGTTGTAATGGTCAGGTTGGTACCTGTCTAGTAGAGCAGCTTAAGGGTAAAGCAGAGTTATTGGCTGTTGACTATAAAGATCTCGACATAACTCAACAGGAAGCAGTTATGGAGAGTGTCACGCAATTTAATCCTGATTTTATTATCAATGCTGCAGCGCATACTGCGGTCGATAAAGCAGAAGAAGAAATCGAGTCTTCCTATGCAATTAACCGTGATGGTCCAAAATATCTAGCGGAAGCTGCCCAGCAATGCGGAGCTGTTATGCTGCATATCTCCACAGATTATGTGTTTGATGGCCAAGGAGAGAAGGCTTATAGAGAATCGGATATGACTGGGCCACAAGGTATTTATGGTGAGAGTAAACTTGCAGGCGAGAAAGCTGTAGCTGAAGTCTGTGAGAAATATTTAATTTTGCGTACAGCATGGGTATTTGGTGAGAGCGGTAACAATTTCGTTAAAACAATGTTACGGCTAGCTGAGAGTCGCAGTGAACTGAGTGTTGTTGGTGACCAATTTGGGGGACCGACTTATGCGGGCGATATTGCATCTGCATTAATTAAAATGGCCGAAGTGGTGGACTCAGGGTCTAAAGTCGACTGGGGTATTTATCATTTTTCTGGCATGCCATATGCTAGCTGGTTTGAGTTCGCTAAGGAAATTTTCACAATTGCGCAAACACAAGGGGTTATAGAAAAACAGCCTAGTTTGCTATCTATCCCTACATCTGCTTACCCAACCCCAGCTAAGCGTCCTGCGAATTCACGTATGGATTGTGGTAAAATAGCACAGCAGTTTGATATTAAGCCAAGTGATTGGCAACAAGCTCTACAAAGTATTTCAGATTATAAGTAG
- the rfbC gene encoding dTDP-4-dehydrorhamnose 3,5-epimerase — MKVIDTNIPDVKIIEPAVFGDDRGFFMETWQQKKFEELVTGKPTHFVQDNHSKSKKGILRGLHYQTENTQGKLVRVVSGEVFDVAVDVRKDSPTFGQWVGVYLSEENKRQLWVPEGFAHGFYVTSEEAEFVYKCTDYYNNSAEHSILWNDKELAITWPISENEQPILSAKDSIGNVFLEAAYL, encoded by the coding sequence ATGAAAGTTATTGACACCAATATACCCGATGTGAAAATTATTGAACCAGCAGTCTTCGGTGATGATCGCGGATTTTTTATGGAAACGTGGCAACAGAAAAAGTTTGAAGAGCTAGTAACAGGCAAACCGACTCATTTTGTGCAAGACAATCACTCAAAATCGAAGAAGGGAATTTTACGTGGTTTACACTATCAAACAGAAAACACTCAAGGAAAGCTAGTAAGGGTTGTGAGTGGTGAAGTTTTTGATGTGGCCGTGGATGTTAGGAAAGACTCCCCGACTTTTGGTCAATGGGTTGGAGTCTATTTATCGGAAGAAAACAAAAGACAACTATGGGTTCCTGAAGGTTTTGCTCACGGATTTTATGTAACAAGTGAGGAGGCTGAGTTTGTGTATAAGTGTACCGACTACTACAACAACTCAGCGGAACACTCTATTTTGTGGAATGATAAAGAGTTAGCTATTACTTGGCCAATAAGCGAGAATGAGCAGCCTATTCTGTCAGCTAAAGATAGTATTGGTAATGTCTTTTTGGAAGCAGCTTACTTGTAA
- a CDS encoding ABC transporter permease produces MRDVVRDTDQSLRNGFFSKYMNRWHSHTGKDDIQVGIFSYHVWTTLGWHDIKQRYRRSVLGPFWFTLSTLIMVGVLGVLYSTLLNQEIKDYLPYLGVGLVVWQYISTCFNEGSNTFISYGFIMKQARMPITTHVMRVVWRNFIILLHSLPVVIFLMIAFGHNLTIDFLWVVPGLIVVLLNTVWISIVLSILCARFRDILPIVANIIQVAFFFTPIMWSKDLLKDRSWAADINPFHHMIEIVRAPILGSELELLSWVFAIVTMVVGFLFAHYLMVKCRDRVPYWL; encoded by the coding sequence ATGAGAGACGTAGTAAGAGATACAGATCAAAGCTTGCGTAATGGTTTTTTTTCTAAGTATATGAATAGGTGGCACTCTCATACTGGAAAAGATGATATTCAAGTTGGTATTTTTTCATACCATGTTTGGACAACATTGGGTTGGCATGACATAAAACAACGCTATAGACGTTCGGTGTTAGGGCCTTTTTGGTTCACGTTAAGCACATTGATAATGGTTGGTGTACTAGGAGTATTATACTCAACCTTATTAAACCAAGAGATAAAAGACTATTTACCTTATCTGGGGGTAGGCTTAGTAGTTTGGCAATATATTAGTACTTGCTTCAATGAAGGCAGTAATACGTTTATATCCTATGGCTTTATTATGAAGCAAGCAAGGATGCCTATTACGACTCATGTTATGAGAGTGGTATGGAGGAACTTCATTATTCTTCTCCATAGCCTACCTGTAGTAATCTTTTTAATGATTGCATTTGGTCATAATTTAACTATAGATTTTTTGTGGGTTGTACCAGGTTTGATTGTAGTATTACTTAATACAGTTTGGATTAGTATTGTTTTAAGTATTTTATGCGCTAGGTTTAGAGATATATTGCCTATTGTTGCTAATATTATACAGGTGGCATTTTTCTTTACTCCTATTATGTGGTCTAAAGACCTGCTTAAAGACCGATCTTGGGCTGCTGATATTAATCCATTCCACCATATGATAGAAATAGTCAGAGCACCAATTTTAGGTTCTGAATTAGAATTACTCTCATGGGTATTTGCTATTGTTACAATGGTTGTCGGTTTTTTATTCGCTCATTACTTGATGGTTAAATGTCGAGACCGAGTTCCATACTGGTTATAG
- a CDS encoding ABC transporter ATP-binding protein, whose protein sequence is MSVNLTAENLTVEFPIYENSHRSLKKKVINMTTGGKIGSDAGKHPVVRALDGLNFNIKEGDRVGLVGHNGSGKTTLLRVLNGVYSPVQGSLKATGRIASLLDVSMGLDPDATGFENIFIKGLMDGLSPDVIKGKIDEIADFTELGEYLNLPVKTYSSGMMLRLAFSISTSVEADIIIMDEWLSVGDAAFNQKASERLTSLIDKSSILVIASHDPNLIENVCNRKIHMEHGKIISDERV, encoded by the coding sequence ATGAGTGTTAATCTTACAGCAGAAAATCTAACAGTAGAGTTCCCTATTTATGAGAACTCTCATCGTTCTTTGAAAAAAAAGGTTATAAATATGACTACTGGAGGCAAGATTGGCAGTGATGCTGGTAAGCATCCAGTAGTAAGGGCACTGGATGGTTTAAACTTTAATATAAAAGAAGGCGACCGTGTTGGGTTAGTTGGTCACAATGGGTCAGGTAAGACTACGTTGCTCCGTGTTCTCAATGGTGTTTATTCACCAGTACAGGGCAGCCTAAAGGCTACTGGCCGAATAGCATCATTGCTCGATGTTTCTATGGGATTAGACCCCGATGCAACAGGTTTTGAGAACATATTTATTAAGGGATTAATGGATGGTCTTTCCCCTGATGTTATCAAAGGGAAAATAGATGAAATTGCAGATTTTACCGAGTTGGGAGAATACCTAAACTTACCAGTTAAAACATATTCCAGTGGTATGATGCTTCGTTTGGCATTTTCAATATCAACTAGTGTTGAAGCGGATATAATTATCATGGATGAGTGGTTGAGTGTTGGTGATGCAGCATTTAACCAAAAAGCTTCTGAGCGTCTAACCTCACTTATAGATAAATCATCGATTTTGGTGATTGCTTCTCATGATCCAAATTTGATCGAAAATGTATGTAATAGAAAAATACATATGGAACATGGAAAAATAATTTCTGATGAGAGAGTTTAG
- a CDS encoding phenylacetate--CoA ligase family protein gives MKRDSFILKASEYGFSRPPLSFLKGMASAYLAYPIAEKLEKRNVTKKLREMECYYKLSFIERESILRKNLFNTLSFAKENVPYYRDLFKKVSFCPESINKDIKYLNDVPFLTKDIIREQGPRLLSNPLEQIRHHVCKTGGSTGLSCFIYYDQYAADYSSAVTLFSRASIGNTKSKSELHFACRFLGEEQPDWPNREDFKCFAMNRSNIFFSSLDEIGLDEIIRTLKNRRPHLIHAHPSTIYSLACYIERKHKSMHLFDVFESSGELLEDYMRDKIQKVLCCKVINRYGLAELGVMAYQFEGRSDMFVYDSEGYPESFRHDNNRNELVFTGFRNRLMPLIRYRTGDLATVEKRPDGFYLANVTGRIHDVVILNGKEFPTHHIQDVLDHRVGGIQEFQIDTRSAKPILRLVLELTANRDETKAKIEHYWPNAFDIQFVGHDDFIRVGHRSKFRHVVDR, from the coding sequence ATGAAGAGAGATAGCTTTATATTAAAAGCTTCGGAATATGGGTTTTCTAGACCTCCATTAAGTTTCTTAAAAGGTATGGCAAGTGCGTATTTGGCTTATCCAATAGCAGAGAAATTGGAAAAAAGGAATGTTACGAAAAAGCTAAGAGAAATGGAGTGTTATTACAAACTGTCTTTTATCGAAAGAGAGAGCATTCTTAGAAAGAATTTATTTAATACTCTAAGCTTTGCAAAAGAAAATGTTCCATATTATAGAGACTTATTCAAAAAAGTTTCATTTTGCCCTGAAAGTATCAATAAAGATATCAAGTATTTAAACGATGTTCCGTTTTTAACTAAAGATATAATCAGAGAGCAAGGGCCGCGACTTTTATCTAACCCTCTAGAGCAGATTAGACACCACGTTTGTAAAACAGGCGGTTCTACAGGTTTGTCATGTTTTATATACTATGATCAATATGCGGCAGACTATTCTTCAGCAGTAACGCTCTTTTCGAGAGCTAGTATTGGCAACACAAAATCTAAATCTGAATTACACTTTGCTTGTAGGTTTCTCGGTGAAGAGCAGCCTGACTGGCCAAATAGGGAGGATTTCAAGTGTTTTGCAATGAACCGAAGCAATATTTTCTTTTCTTCGCTAGACGAAATTGGCTTAGACGAAATTATTCGAACTTTGAAGAATAGAAGGCCGCACTTAATCCACGCGCACCCCTCAACTATATATTCTTTAGCTTGCTACATTGAAAGAAAACACAAGAGTATGCACCTTTTCGATGTATTTGAATCTAGTGGTGAACTACTAGAAGATTATATGCGAGATAAAATTCAGAAAGTTTTATGCTGTAAAGTGATCAATAGGTATGGGCTGGCTGAATTAGGGGTGATGGCTTATCAGTTTGAGGGGCGCTCTGATATGTTTGTTTATGATTCCGAGGGATACCCTGAAAGTTTTAGGCACGACAATAACCGAAATGAGCTTGTATTTACAGGTTTTCGTAATAGATTAATGCCTTTAATTAGGTATAGGACGGGAGATCTTGCTACCGTAGAAAAGAGGCCTGATGGTTTTTATTTGGCTAATGTAACCGGGCGCATTCACGATGTAGTTATACTTAATGGTAAAGAGTTTCCAACTCATCATATTCAGGATGTTTTAGATCATAGAGTTGGTGGAATTCAAGAGTTTCAGATCGATACGCGAAGCGCAAAACCAATTCTTCGATTAGTGCTGGAATTGACAGCTAACCGAGATGAAACCAAAGCTAAAATAGAGCATTATTGGCCAAACGCTTTTGATATTCAGTTTGTAGGCCATGATGACTTTATTCGTGTCGGACATCGCTCCAAATTCAGACATGTGGTTGATAGATGA
- a CDS encoding glycosyltransferase, protein MKASETTIILFSTADWSEPYWTNKQHMAQTLTSLGYSVVYVESVGIRSPKLNSSKDIKRIVNRVVSGLKTVFFGGKREKGNFAVLSPLVIPNPNNHQFLSKVNNTLLSFLVNREVKAFKLPNIITWTYHPYILDLLETFDSQKVIYHCVDDLSQIPGIDELSFKQQEERFLPVCDTVFVTTRALEERCSVYNNSVHYHGNVVDFNHFAYPKKISNPMLESISSNSKRKVVYHGVLSDFKVDFSLFYDIALNAPEYDFYIIGQEREGQRNRTLQSIASLSNVHHIGYVSYEELPSFLSHMDVALLPSQINEYTHSMFPMKFYEYVAARLPVISTPLGFTEYTKNEALSVASTASDFTILIEQHIKNGKLDQVVSESIVGENTWLGRTNKMLSVLREE, encoded by the coding sequence GTGAAAGCTAGTGAAACCACAATAATACTTTTTTCTACTGCAGACTGGAGTGAACCATACTGGACTAACAAGCAGCATATGGCGCAGACTTTGACCTCTCTTGGTTATTCAGTAGTCTATGTGGAGAGTGTAGGTATACGCTCTCCAAAACTCAATAGCTCCAAAGATATAAAGCGCATCGTTAATCGAGTTGTTAGTGGGCTCAAGACAGTTTTTTTCGGAGGGAAGAGAGAGAAAGGCAACTTTGCTGTTTTATCGCCACTGGTTATTCCTAACCCTAACAACCATCAATTTCTTTCAAAGGTGAATAACACTCTTTTATCCTTTTTGGTCAATCGTGAAGTCAAGGCGTTTAAATTACCCAATATAATAACATGGACATATCATCCTTATATTCTAGATTTGTTAGAAACATTTGATAGTCAAAAAGTTATTTATCATTGTGTTGATGATCTGTCTCAAATTCCTGGGATTGATGAACTAAGCTTTAAGCAGCAAGAGGAACGCTTTCTTCCGGTTTGTGATACGGTATTTGTTACCACTAGAGCCTTAGAGGAAAGGTGTTCAGTATATAACAACTCAGTTCACTACCACGGGAACGTTGTAGATTTTAACCATTTTGCGTATCCAAAAAAAATATCTAATCCAATGCTAGAGTCAATTTCAAGTAACTCAAAGCGTAAGGTTGTATACCATGGCGTTTTATCTGACTTTAAAGTCGACTTTTCTCTATTTTATGATATAGCGCTTAATGCTCCTGAGTATGATTTTTATATCATTGGGCAAGAAAGGGAAGGGCAACGGAATCGTACGCTTCAAAGCATAGCATCATTATCTAATGTTCATCATATTGGATATGTATCTTATGAAGAGCTACCTTCATTCTTGAGCCATATGGACGTGGCTTTACTACCATCACAAATCAATGAATACACGCACTCAATGTTTCCGATGAAATTTTATGAGTATGTTGCAGCAAGGCTTCCAGTGATATCTACTCCACTGGGGTTTACTGAATATACTAAAAATGAAGCTTTAAGTGTTGCTTCCACTGCAAGTGATTTTACTATATTGATTGAACAGCATATTAAAAATGGGAAGCTTGACCAAGTTGTTTCTGAGAGTATTGTCGGTGAGAATACATGGTTAGGTAGGACGAATAAAATGCTAAGTGTTTTGAGGGAAGAGTAA
- a CDS encoding glycosyltransferase family 4 protein — MKVLFITYPMAFHTPGGGEIQLLAYKRTLEKKGIQVDLFNPWEPNFLDYDVVHYFSCVGGSIHICNFIKTLGIPLVITSSLWVTEESKHLYPVDEIRHQLSMADAIVTNSDAESDELSNVLDLERAKFKTVYNGIDDVFFEEVDGSLFKDKFDIQDDFVLNVGNIESRKNQLNLVKAMHRIPNIKLVLIGHVRDSGYFELVKSSALPSQLIYLGPLESDSELLRAAYKAASVFCLPSTLETPGLAALEAMSLSCPSSVTKIGATREYFGENIANIDPNDIASISDSIINRLNIGNNECVSVEKFRWDTVVDDLIEVYKSVL, encoded by the coding sequence ATGAAAGTTCTCTTTATTACATACCCAATGGCATTTCACACCCCCGGAGGTGGAGAAATTCAGTTATTGGCTTATAAAAGAACGCTAGAAAAAAAAGGTATTCAGGTCGATTTGTTTAATCCATGGGAGCCCAATTTCTTAGATTATGATGTCGTGCATTACTTTTCGTGTGTCGGTGGCTCAATTCATATTTGTAACTTTATAAAAACGCTGGGTATTCCTCTTGTTATTACATCTAGCCTTTGGGTTACAGAGGAAAGTAAACACTTATATCCAGTGGATGAAATTCGACATCAACTTTCTATGGCAGATGCTATTGTCACAAATTCAGATGCAGAGAGCGATGAGTTATCAAATGTATTGGATTTAGAGAGGGCTAAATTCAAGACAGTGTATAATGGGATAGATGATGTTTTTTTTGAGGAAGTCGATGGGAGCCTATTCAAAGATAAGTTTGATATTCAAGATGATTTTGTATTGAACGTAGGAAATATTGAGTCGAGAAAAAATCAGCTTAATCTCGTCAAAGCAATGCATCGAATACCGAATATAAAACTAGTGTTGATAGGGCATGTTAGAGACTCTGGTTATTTCGAGCTTGTAAAGAGCAGCGCGCTTCCGAGTCAGCTTATTTATCTTGGCCCACTTGAGTCTGATTCAGAGTTATTAAGAGCGGCTTACAAAGCCGCTTCAGTTTTTTGTTTGCCAAGTACATTGGAAACGCCAGGGCTTGCAGCACTAGAAGCCATGTCTTTAAGCTGCCCGTCCAGTGTTACCAAGATTGGTGCGACAAGAGAATATTTTGGGGAAAACATAGCTAATATAGACCCTAATGATATTGCTAGTATTAGTGATTCTATAATTAATCGTTTGAATATTGGTAATAACGAATGTGTCTCCGTCGAAAAATTTAGGTGGGATACGGTTGTAGATGACCTTATAGAAGTTTATAAGAGTGTTTTATGA